Proteins encoded in a region of the Polynucleobacter antarcticus genome:
- a CDS encoding DUF6641 family protein, whose translation MTTATALSTLKLTDARKPTQASPQVQRRNKLIRRIWQQTELARAHASGGQFTIKRFRTFTDVTTGARKQIETDVRVKPWWFTAANGKLAISVRYGSRVLEIAPKKLAVEVGTERDLIAVLDTIKAAVTAGELDAQIESAATILRAAFAK comes from the coding sequence ATGACTACAGCAACTGCATTAAGCACACTCAAACTCACAGACGCACGCAAACCCACACAAGCGTCACCGCAAGTGCAACGACGCAATAAACTGATACGGCGCATATGGCAACAAACTGAACTGGCACGTGCACATGCATCAGGTGGTCAGTTCACCATCAAACGTTTTCGTACATTCACAGATGTCACAACAGGTGCACGTAAACAGATTGAAACAGACGTGCGTGTGAAACCTTGGTGGTTTACAGCTGCGAATGGCAAGTTAGCAATCTCAGTGCGCTATGGCAGCAGAGTGTTGGAAATTGCACCAAAAAAGTTAGCAGTGGAAGTGGGTACTGAACGGGATTTGATTGCTGTGTTGGATACCATCAAAGCTGCAGTGACAGCAGGAGAATTAGATGCGCAGATTGAATCAGCTGCTACAATATTGCGTGCAGCATTTGCTAAATGA
- a CDS encoding Do family serine endopeptidase, translating into MFNRLWLVFAQAVTVLLAAWFVTANLKPEWISQEITDLSSRPVLLKEASYDGSLSPGSYHEAVKNSMPAVVNIFTNKSSKAKTRQGVKPNSSDPFSQYFGDQSPQVDPSSSLGSGVLVGADGIILTNHHVISDADEIEVAFADGRKFRAKIIGSDPETDIAVLKIDAKELPTPITLGRLESVHVGDVVLAIGNPFGVGQTVTSGIVSALGRDHVGINTFENFIQTDAAINPGNSGGALIDTKGNLIGINTAIYSNNGGSMGIGFAIPISLAKQVMESILKSGVVTRGWIGVEPQNLSKDLAESLGLVGNTQGVLISGLLVGGPAERSGIKAGDVLTSVNGQSTKDVKQLLNQIAELGPGNEAKIELLRKGKKLSVEIKIGKRPKAASAK; encoded by the coding sequence ATGTTTAATCGCCTCTGGCTTGTTTTTGCCCAAGCCGTCACTGTCTTGTTAGCTGCTTGGTTTGTCACAGCCAACTTAAAGCCAGAGTGGATTAGCCAGGAAATTACAGATCTGTCATCCAGACCGGTTTTACTAAAAGAAGCGAGCTATGATGGCTCGCTCAGTCCCGGCTCTTATCACGAGGCCGTCAAGAACTCGATGCCTGCAGTCGTCAATATTTTTACCAATAAAAGTAGCAAAGCAAAAACACGTCAAGGCGTTAAACCAAATTCATCAGATCCTTTTTCACAATATTTTGGGGATCAATCACCCCAAGTAGATCCGAGTTCTAGCTTGGGTTCCGGTGTGCTTGTCGGCGCTGATGGCATCATCCTCACCAATCACCATGTCATTAGTGATGCAGATGAGATTGAAGTTGCTTTTGCGGACGGTAGAAAATTTAGAGCAAAGATCATTGGCAGCGATCCGGAAACAGATATTGCGGTTCTTAAAATTGATGCCAAAGAACTGCCGACGCCGATCACCCTAGGAAGACTAGAGTCTGTTCATGTCGGTGATGTGGTCCTTGCTATTGGCAACCCCTTTGGTGTTGGACAGACAGTGACATCGGGTATTGTCTCCGCATTAGGCAGAGACCATGTCGGTATCAATACCTTTGAAAATTTTATTCAAACAGATGCTGCAATTAACCCTGGGAATTCTGGTGGTGCGCTGATAGATACCAAAGGTAATCTGATTGGAATTAATACTGCCATCTACTCCAATAATGGTGGGTCTATGGGTATTGGATTTGCCATCCCTATTAGCCTTGCAAAGCAAGTGATGGAGTCCATCCTCAAGAGTGGTGTAGTGACGAGAGGGTGGATTGGCGTTGAGCCTCAGAACCTCTCTAAAGATCTCGCAGAGTCTTTGGGGCTAGTAGGCAATACACAAGGCGTTCTGATATCAGGCCTGTTAGTAGGAGGCCCTGCAGAGCGAAGCGGCATTAAAGCGGGTGACGTTCTCACCTCTGTCAATGGCCAAAGTACAAAAGATGTTAAGCAACTCTTAAATCAAATTGCAGAGTTAGGGCCAGGCAATGAAGCGAAGATTGAATTACTTCGTAAAGGAAAAAAACTCAGCGTAGAAATTAAGATTGGCAAAAGGCCAAAGGCAGCTTCAGCGAAATAG
- the petA gene encoding ubiquinol-cytochrome c reductase iron-sulfur subunit, translating into MSDKPSMDKERRKWLIATSAVGGVGAAAAIYPFVDSFQPSERAKAAGAAVEVDISGMQPDEMRVAEWRGKPVWVVRRTPEQVAELSKIDAELADPNSLRDPAQFTPPYAQNQWRSIKPEYLVVVGICTHLGCSPTPILKSGPQPSVPNDWPGGFLCPCHGSTFDIAGRVYKNKPAPDNLEVPPHYYVSDTVILVGDHNKA; encoded by the coding sequence ATGAGTGACAAGCCTAGTATGGACAAAGAACGCCGCAAATGGCTAATTGCTACTTCGGCGGTTGGTGGTGTTGGTGCGGCCGCAGCCATCTATCCTTTTGTTGATAGTTTTCAGCCCTCAGAGCGTGCTAAGGCCGCTGGAGCGGCTGTTGAGGTAGACATTAGCGGTATGCAACCCGATGAGATGAGAGTGGCCGAATGGCGTGGTAAGCCTGTTTGGGTGGTGCGTCGTACCCCTGAGCAAGTAGCAGAGCTCTCCAAGATTGATGCTGAGCTGGCAGACCCCAATTCTTTAAGAGATCCAGCCCAATTTACCCCTCCGTATGCTCAAAACCAGTGGCGCTCTATTAAGCCGGAATACCTTGTTGTTGTCGGTATTTGTACGCATTTAGGCTGTTCACCAACCCCTATTCTGAAATCTGGCCCACAGCCTTCCGTTCCGAATGATTGGCCAGGCGGCTTCTTATGCCCTTGCCACGGCTCGACATTTGATATTGCTGGTCGTGTCTACAAAAACAAACCCGCACCAGACAATCTTGAGGTGCCCCCCCACTATTACGTCAGTGACACTGTGATTTTAGTCGGCGATCACAATAAGGCCTAA
- a CDS encoding cytochrome b, with amino-acid sequence MAFQEKQVPAGSSVAVKAMAWVDSRLPVTQAFKKHMSEYYAPKNLNFFYIFGALAIVVLAIQIVTGIFLTMNYKPDAAKAFESVEYIMREVPFGWLIRYMHSTGASMFFVVVYMHMFRGLIYGSYRKPRELIWIFGCAIFLTLMAEAFFGYLLPWGQMSYWGAQVIVNLFSAIPLIGPDLSLWLRGDYVVGDATLNRFFAFHVIAIPLVLVGLVAAHILALHEVGSNNPDGIEIKETVDEKGIPLDGIPFHPFYSVHDVMYLGGFLIIFACIVFFAPEMGGYFLEANNFIPANPFVTPSHIAPVWYFTPFYSMLRAVTPDFLIPLWIFTTVILGLFAAMSKNIKVKAACVAIAVGLAAGFYVFDAKFWGVVIMGGSVIILFFLPWLDHSPVKSIRYRPQFHKYIYGVFVVTFVILGYLGIQPPTPTFEKISQICTIYYLGFFLAMPFWSQLGEFKPVPKRVTFAAH; translated from the coding sequence ATGGCATTTCAGGAAAAACAAGTCCCAGCAGGTTCATCAGTAGCAGTTAAGGCAATGGCATGGGTAGATTCCCGACTGCCGGTAACCCAGGCCTTTAAGAAGCATATGAGCGAGTACTACGCTCCTAAGAATTTGAACTTCTTCTATATTTTTGGAGCCCTCGCTATTGTGGTGTTGGCGATTCAAATCGTTACAGGCATTTTCTTGACCATGAACTACAAGCCGGATGCTGCTAAGGCATTTGAGTCCGTTGAGTACATCATGCGTGAGGTGCCATTTGGCTGGTTGATTCGCTATATGCACTCAACAGGCGCTTCCATGTTCTTCGTGGTTGTATATATGCACATGTTCCGTGGTTTGATTTATGGTTCATATCGCAAACCCCGTGAATTAATTTGGATCTTCGGTTGTGCGATTTTCTTGACTCTGATGGCTGAAGCATTTTTCGGCTACTTACTCCCTTGGGGTCAGATGTCCTATTGGGGCGCTCAAGTGATTGTGAACTTGTTCTCTGCTATTCCGTTGATCGGTCCAGACCTGTCTTTGTGGTTGCGCGGTGACTACGTTGTAGGTGACGCTACCTTAAATCGCTTCTTTGCATTCCACGTCATTGCCATTCCATTGGTATTAGTAGGTTTAGTGGCGGCACACATCTTGGCTTTGCATGAGGTTGGCTCAAATAACCCAGATGGTATTGAAATCAAAGAAACTGTAGACGAAAAAGGTATCCCATTGGATGGTATTCCTTTCCATCCTTTCTACAGTGTTCATGACGTTATGTATCTTGGTGGATTCTTAATCATCTTTGCTTGCATCGTATTCTTTGCACCAGAGATGGGTGGGTATTTCCTTGAAGCAAATAACTTCATTCCAGCAAACCCATTTGTGACACCATCACACATTGCGCCAGTTTGGTATTTCACACCGTTCTATTCGATGTTGCGCGCTGTGACACCTGATTTCCTTATACCGTTGTGGATTTTTACGACTGTTATCTTGGGTCTGTTTGCTGCTATGTCAAAAAACATTAAGGTGAAGGCTGCTTGCGTAGCAATTGCCGTTGGATTAGCCGCTGGTTTTTATGTGTTTGATGCGAAGTTCTGGGGTGTTGTGATCATGGGGGGTTCAGTAATCATTCTATTTTTCCTGCCTTGGTTAGATCATTCTCCAGTGAAATCCATTCGCTATCGTCCTCAATTCCATAAATATATCTATGGAGTATTTGTGGTGACTTTTGTGATTTTGGGTTATTTAGGCATTCAGCCACCGACACCAACATTTGAAAAGATTTCTCAGATTTGCACTATTTACTATCTGGGCTTCTTCTTGGCGATGCCGTTTTGGAGTCAATTGGGCGAATTTAAGCCTGTCCCGAAGCGTGTCACATTTGCAGCCCATTAA
- a CDS encoding cytochrome c1 — protein MKRILQTVMGACQAIAFVAALSVGLSANASEAGFPLDKAPDRVNNNASLQNGAKIFTNYCLNCHAAGSMRYNRLRDIGLTDQQIKDNLILTDAKVGDLMTVAMSAKDGKAFFGKTPPDLSVEARARGTDWLYTYFRTYYKDDTTQTGWNNLVYPNVGMPHVLWQLQGERAAKFEERKDPHDATRMQKVFVGFEQITPGTMKPQEYDDNIADLVSFLSWMAEPVQLERKRIGVVVLLFLVIFTLVAWRLNKAYWKDIH, from the coding sequence ATGAAACGAATTCTACAAACTGTGATGGGCGCCTGTCAGGCAATCGCATTCGTGGCAGCCCTCAGTGTTGGTCTGTCTGCCAACGCGAGTGAAGCTGGCTTTCCACTAGATAAAGCTCCAGATCGCGTAAATAACAATGCATCGCTGCAAAACGGCGCAAAGATCTTTACAAACTATTGTCTAAATTGCCACGCTGCTGGCAGCATGCGTTACAACCGCTTGCGTGACATTGGTTTAACCGATCAGCAAATTAAAGATAATTTAATTTTGACGGATGCCAAAGTGGGTGATCTGATGACTGTTGCCATGTCAGCAAAAGATGGCAAGGCGTTTTTTGGTAAGACTCCACCAGATTTATCAGTAGAAGCGCGGGCGCGGGGCACGGATTGGCTGTATACCTATTTCCGTACTTACTATAAAGATGACACTACTCAAACAGGTTGGAATAACTTAGTGTATCCAAACGTCGGTATGCCGCACGTTTTGTGGCAGCTCCAAGGTGAGCGCGCTGCAAAGTTTGAAGAACGCAAAGATCCACATGACGCAACCAGAATGCAAAAAGTGTTTGTGGGATTCGAGCAGATCACTCCTGGCACCATGAAGCCACAAGAGTATGACGATAATATCGCTGACTTAGTTTCCTTTTTGTCATGGATGGCTGAGCCAGTGCAGTTAGAGCGTAAGCGTATTGGTGTGGTTGTGCTATTGTTCTTGGTCATCTTTACCTTAGTGGCTTGGCGTTTGAATAAAGCTTATTGGAAAGATATTCACTAA
- a CDS encoding glutathione S-transferase N-terminal domain-containing protein, translating into MMVLYSGTNCPFSQRCRLVLFEKGMDFEIRDVDLFNKPEDISVMNPYGQVPILVERDLILYESNIINEYIDERFPHPQLMPPDPVARARARLFLFNFEKELFVHVASLENEKGKPAEKNHEKARLAIRDRLTQLAPIFVKNKYMLGDEFSMLDVAIAPLLWRLEHYGIDLSRNAAPLLKYAERIFSRPAYIEALTPSEKVMRR; encoded by the coding sequence ATGATGGTGTTGTATTCGGGTACTAATTGCCCATTCTCGCAACGCTGCCGTTTAGTGCTTTTCGAAAAAGGCATGGATTTTGAAATTCGTGATGTGGACTTGTTTAACAAGCCTGAAGACATCTCGGTCATGAACCCTTACGGCCAAGTTCCTATTTTGGTTGAGCGTGACCTCATTTTGTATGAGTCCAACATCATTAATGAATATATTGATGAGCGCTTTCCACATCCACAGTTGATGCCACCTGATCCCGTAGCACGCGCACGTGCACGCCTCTTTCTCTTCAATTTTGAGAAGGAGCTCTTTGTTCATGTCGCTTCATTGGAAAATGAAAAAGGTAAGCCCGCAGAAAAGAATCATGAGAAAGCACGCCTTGCGATTCGCGATCGTTTGACTCAGTTGGCGCCGATTTTTGTGAAGAATAAGTACATGCTAGGTGATGAGTTCTCGATGTTAGACGTTGCTATCGCTCCTCTGCTCTGGCGCCTTGAGCACTATGGCATTGATCTGTCACGTAATGCAGCACCGCTTCTGAAGTACGCTGAGCGTATTTTTAGTAGACCTGCTTATATTGAAGCATTGACTCCTTCAGAAAAGGTCATGCGCCGCTAA
- a CDS encoding ClpXP protease specificity-enhancing factor: MADIPSNKPYLIRALHQWCTDFGFTPFIAVFVDSSVEVPMEFVKNDEIVLNLSVEACHQLNLDNEWISFQARFGGIPRKIMVPVTHVLAIYAKENGQGMSFPFDTNQSTGNGPKQSATKEVEKPKSTRPSLTIVK; the protein is encoded by the coding sequence ATGGCCGACATTCCAAGTAATAAACCTTACCTTATCCGTGCCCTACATCAGTGGTGCACGGATTTTGGTTTTACACCTTTCATTGCAGTATTTGTAGACTCTAGTGTTGAAGTCCCAATGGAGTTTGTGAAGAATGACGAGATAGTCTTGAACTTATCTGTAGAGGCTTGCCATCAGCTCAATCTAGATAATGAGTGGATTAGCTTTCAGGCGAGATTTGGTGGAATTCCGAGAAAGATTATGGTTCCCGTTACCCATGTCTTGGCAATCTATGCCAAAGAGAATGGACAGGGGATGTCTTTCCCATTTGATACCAATCAATCTACAGGTAATGGCCCTAAGCAATCAGCCACTAAGGAAGTCGAAAAGCCAAAATCAACTAGACCTTCCTTAACGATTGTGAAATAG
- a CDS encoding MFS transporter, with the protein MLKKDTHSYRKVATAACFGTFLEWYDFLTFATLAVVFGPLFFPYSDPNTALLASLATFGVGMVVRPLGAAFFGSLGDKIGRKPIFMITISLMGIATVLVGFLPTYEQIGIWASVMLVSLRLLQGLSAGGEIGGSAVYLTEHAGNESRGFKTSFLQLMGPLGILASTLQIALLRHYLSPEDFQAWGWRVPFWISFFLLIIAFWIRRSLEETPVFLELTKKNKKVESQLINNFKDPEIRKRMFLLFFCISSSGAILFFCVQVYTAIFLKVSVNIPSGIVDQLSIYATVVLFPLTVFAGWLSDKIGRKPVVISGLILGTFFIHPAYEILQSLGTQYLQYGTPSSLLGIGLILTVLSLALGLVVGPQTALLAELFPAKSRNSAATLPHNLAAGWIGGLLPLIVTWLNQWSGNSLTGLWYPTIFLAIGTVIAYFYMPETNKVNLLN; encoded by the coding sequence ATGCTCAAAAAAGACACTCACTCATATAGAAAGGTAGCGACGGCTGCCTGTTTTGGTACCTTTCTAGAGTGGTATGACTTTTTGACCTTTGCAACTCTGGCAGTGGTATTTGGGCCATTGTTCTTTCCATATAGCGACCCTAATACAGCGCTTTTAGCTAGCCTGGCAACCTTTGGGGTGGGTATGGTAGTTCGGCCCTTGGGTGCTGCTTTCTTTGGCTCTTTGGGCGATAAGATTGGCCGTAAACCGATATTTATGATCACCATTAGTTTGATGGGTATTGCTACCGTCCTTGTGGGCTTCTTGCCTACCTATGAGCAAATTGGCATCTGGGCATCCGTCATGTTGGTGAGCTTAAGACTCCTACAAGGACTCTCCGCCGGCGGTGAAATCGGTGGCAGCGCAGTGTATTTAACTGAGCATGCTGGCAATGAATCTCGGGGCTTTAAAACCAGCTTCTTACAACTGATGGGGCCATTAGGTATTTTGGCTTCCACCCTACAAATTGCCTTGTTACGTCACTACCTCAGCCCAGAAGACTTTCAAGCATGGGGATGGCGCGTGCCATTCTGGATTTCTTTCTTTTTATTGATCATTGCCTTTTGGATTCGGAGATCACTTGAAGAGACCCCCGTCTTTTTAGAGCTCACTAAGAAAAATAAAAAAGTCGAGTCGCAACTCATCAATAACTTTAAGGACCCAGAAATTCGGAAGCGCATGTTCTTATTGTTTTTCTGCATCTCTTCCAGTGGGGCTATTTTATTTTTCTGTGTACAGGTCTACACTGCAATCTTCCTGAAAGTATCAGTCAACATCCCCAGTGGAATAGTAGATCAACTTAGCATCTACGCTACGGTCGTTCTGTTTCCACTCACCGTATTTGCAGGCTGGCTATCCGATAAGATTGGCAGAAAGCCCGTGGTAATTAGTGGCCTTATCTTAGGTACTTTTTTCATCCATCCTGCCTATGAAATACTCCAAAGCCTAGGCACTCAATATCTTCAGTACGGTACCCCAAGTTCATTGCTAGGAATTGGGCTGATTTTGACCGTACTGTCACTGGCTCTTGGCCTTGTAGTGGGCCCACAAACAGCATTACTCGCAGAGCTTTTCCCCGCCAAAAGCAGAAATAGCGCAGCAACCCTTCCGCATAATCTTGCAGCAGGCTGGATAGGTGGGCTACTCCCCCTTATCGTGACTTGGTTAAATCAATGGTCCGGAAATAGCCTTACTGGCTTATGGTATCCGACGATCTTTTTAGCTATTGGAACTGTGATTGCGTATTTTTATATGCCTGAAACCAATAAAGTAAATCTACTAAATTAA